One genomic region from Curtobacterium sp. 9128 encodes:
- a CDS encoding SDR family NAD(P)-dependent oxidoreductase, whose protein sequence is MTTTLVTGATRGLGKETARQLVEAGHTVWIGARNAEQGEAVAAEIGARSVQLDVTDDASVAAAFAQVDADGGLDVLVNNAGIAMWGLNGPDALRVFDTNAVGIVRTTEAALPILRRSANPLVVNISSALGSFTAVHDPESAASTVQAAVYGASKSAVTMLTVQYARMAPEVHFVALEPGYTATELGGMPNPHGRPVEVSAATVVAAASAGPEGPTGVLLEDGHPLGW, encoded by the coding sequence ATGACAACGACACTCGTGACCGGAGCCACCCGTGGCCTCGGCAAGGAAACCGCCCGCCAGCTCGTCGAAGCCGGACACACCGTCTGGATCGGCGCCAGGAACGCCGAGCAGGGGGAGGCCGTCGCCGCCGAGATCGGCGCCCGGTCCGTCCAGCTCGACGTGACCGACGACGCCTCGGTCGCCGCGGCGTTCGCGCAGGTCGACGCCGACGGCGGGCTCGACGTGCTGGTGAACAACGCCGGCATCGCGATGTGGGGGCTGAACGGTCCCGATGCACTCCGGGTGTTCGACACGAACGCCGTCGGCATCGTCCGCACCACCGAGGCAGCGCTCCCGATCCTCCGCCGCTCGGCCAACCCGCTCGTGGTGAACATCTCGAGCGCCCTCGGCTCGTTCACCGCGGTGCACGACCCGGAGAGCGCCGCGTCGACCGTGCAGGCAGCGGTCTACGGCGCGAGCAAGTCCGCCGTGACGATGCTCACCGTCCAGTACGCCCGGATGGCTCCAGAGGTGCACTTCGTCGCGCTCGAGCCCGGCTACACCGCGACGGAGCTCGGCGGGATGCCGAACCCGCACGGGCGACCCGTCGAGGTCAGCGCCGCCACGGTGGTGGCAGCCGCCAGCGCGGGCCCGGAGGGCCCGACCGGCGTCCTGCTGGAGGACGGCCACCCGCTCGGTTGGTGA